In a single window of the Marinobacter bohaiensis genome:
- a CDS encoding DUF2955 domain-containing protein has product MVQKASMNANDLRQCLRIAFGGIIGFLICKLSNSSYGAFYTVYPMLLLGMVPIINAHIVRQFAAAAGLVTVVVLVVHGLFGDKPVPMVLIVLGLFTLCFRAMSRGSNLLFGAQCIVSLSMQFNFASYPSTDVIDLALSNAGATATTIFIAFLMHTLFPDVEPRQPRQMAQKPLSNQRHEVILATTVCTLSFVVFQVMDLRGSLSAQVATILILFPMTWKGAGPAGWNRAIGTLVGCNFGLIVQLVLMNHYTTLPLTAFGLWLSLFLFARLHTLEGGLSASGFSALTTMAILFGQYLTPAHDLIYSDLYRFSSMAVAVLVTLCLVYLMHHLLDRFPATRLQSLG; this is encoded by the coding sequence ATGGTCCAGAAGGCATCGATGAACGCCAACGATCTGCGACAGTGCCTGCGCATTGCCTTCGGCGGTATCATCGGCTTTCTGATCTGCAAGCTCAGCAACAGCAGCTACGGCGCGTTCTATACCGTCTACCCGATGCTGCTGCTGGGCATGGTGCCGATCATCAACGCCCACATCGTGCGCCAGTTCGCCGCCGCGGCCGGTCTGGTCACGGTGGTGGTGCTGGTGGTGCATGGCCTGTTCGGCGACAAGCCGGTGCCCATGGTCCTGATCGTGCTGGGCCTGTTCACCCTGTGCTTTCGCGCCATGTCGCGGGGATCCAACCTGCTGTTCGGGGCCCAGTGCATCGTCAGTCTCTCGATGCAGTTCAACTTTGCCAGCTACCCGTCGACGGACGTGATCGACCTGGCCCTGTCCAACGCCGGGGCCACGGCGACGACCATCTTCATCGCCTTCCTGATGCACACGCTGTTCCCGGATGTGGAACCGCGCCAGCCCCGGCAGATGGCGCAGAAACCGCTGAGTAACCAGCGTCACGAGGTGATCCTGGCCACCACCGTGTGCACCCTGTCGTTCGTGGTGTTCCAGGTCATGGACCTGCGCGGTTCCCTGTCGGCCCAAGTGGCGACCATCCTGATCCTGTTCCCGATGACCTGGAAAGGCGCCGGACCGGCCGGCTGGAACCGGGCCATTGGCACCCTGGTGGGCTGTAATTTCGGCCTCATCGTCCAGCTGGTGCTGATGAACCATTACACCACCCTGCCGCTGACCGCCTTCGGTCTCTGGCTCAGCCTGTTCCTGTTCGCCCGCCTGCACACCCTGGAAGGCGGCCTGTCGGCGTCCGGATTCAGCGCCCTGACCACCATGGCAATCCTGTTCGGCCAGTACCTGACGCCCGCGCACGACCTGATCTACAGCGACCTCTACCGCTTCAGTTCCATGGCCGTGGCGGTGCTGGTAACCCTGTGCCTGGTCTACCTGATGCACCACCTGCTCGACCGTTTCCCCGCCACCCGCCTGCAGTCGCTGGGGTAG
- a CDS encoding c-type cytochrome: MAPRPALLALLMALASPALAGEAGTGGAWTPKQNYTLRCIGCHGPHGAGSERGRIPDFRDSVASFSYLPRGREYLLHVPGVVGSSLNDQQIADVLNYVMKEWGGESLGQDFTPFTDAEVHYLRQTDVQDVVQLRREVARQLKAEGRPVADYPWP, from the coding sequence GTGGCGCCTAGGCCCGCCCTCCTGGCCCTGCTGATGGCTCTGGCCTCTCCGGCGCTCGCCGGGGAGGCCGGCACAGGCGGCGCCTGGACGCCCAAACAGAACTACACCCTGCGTTGCATCGGCTGCCACGGGCCGCACGGCGCCGGCAGCGAGCGGGGCCGGATTCCGGATTTCCGGGATTCGGTGGCGTCGTTCAGCTATCTGCCGCGCGGCCGGGAATACCTGTTGCACGTGCCGGGTGTGGTGGGCTCCAGCCTGAACGACCAGCAGATTGCCGACGTGCTCAATTACGTGATGAAGGAGTGGGGCGGGGAGTCGCTGGGGCAGGATTTCACACCGTTTACCGATGCCGAAGTCCATTACCTGCGGCAGACGGACGTGCAGGACGTGGTGCAATTGCGCCGCGAAGTCGCCCGCCAGCTCAAGGCGGAAGGGCGGCCCGTCGCCGACTATCCCTGGCCCTGA
- a CDS encoding amine dehydrogenase large subunit: MKNRRPLSRFLGVTTALITLGGASGLQAAEPFKPEVMSVEPAISDGPNVFVNQASWDGASRVHVYGQDGLTYKGLVSMGLTSQLLLSDDGATVYTISDYMKRYTYGPIESVVQAFDVKTLSPKGEAIVPNSAAQAIGMTQLLEDSADGELVYVQNATPATSVTVVDTESMSVVAEVPTPGCYGIIPAASGHRFSSLCGTGQFNTYTLDGKDYTVATSDTLFSVDDDPLYLHAERRADDELIFTSFNGNLYLMDDSGETVTLKKTLPVTEGVDGDWAPGGYAITAYNKPNDMLFMIVHSDAYDGSHKDASEEVWAYSMADEKLVSRSEAPYMTAIDVTQDDSPRLFGTNEEDESVDEYVLADDGDFQLVKAASDDKVGWATSLQVAP; encoded by the coding sequence ATGAAGAATAGACGTCCTTTATCGCGATTTCTCGGCGTGACCACTGCCCTGATCACCCTGGGTGGTGCCTCCGGCCTCCAGGCCGCCGAGCCCTTCAAACCGGAAGTGATGAGTGTGGAACCGGCCATCAGCGATGGCCCCAATGTGTTCGTCAATCAGGCGAGCTGGGACGGCGCCAGCCGGGTCCACGTTTACGGCCAGGACGGCCTGACCTACAAGGGACTGGTGTCCATGGGTCTGACGTCGCAGCTGCTCCTGTCCGATGACGGTGCCACCGTCTACACCATTTCCGACTACATGAAACGCTACACCTACGGCCCCATCGAGAGCGTGGTGCAGGCGTTCGACGTCAAGACGCTCTCGCCCAAGGGTGAAGCAATCGTTCCCAACAGCGCGGCCCAGGCCATCGGCATGACGCAGCTGCTGGAAGACAGCGCCGACGGCGAACTGGTCTACGTGCAGAACGCCACGCCCGCCACCTCCGTCACGGTGGTGGATACCGAATCCATGAGCGTCGTCGCCGAGGTGCCCACCCCCGGCTGCTACGGCATCATCCCCGCCGCCAGTGGCCACCGGTTCTCCAGCCTGTGCGGCACCGGCCAGTTCAACACTTACACCCTGGACGGCAAGGACTACACGGTCGCCACCTCCGATACGCTGTTCAGCGTTGATGACGATCCGCTTTACCTGCACGCCGAGCGCCGCGCCGACGACGAGCTGATCTTCACCTCGTTCAACGGCAACCTCTACCTGATGGACGACAGCGGTGAGACGGTCACCCTCAAGAAAACCCTGCCGGTCACCGAGGGCGTGGACGGCGACTGGGCCCCCGGCGGCTACGCCATTACCGCCTACAACAAGCCCAACGACATGCTGTTCATGATCGTGCATTCCGACGCCTACGACGGCAGCCACAAGGACGCCTCGGAGGAAGTCTGGGCCTACAGCATGGCGGACGAGAAGCTGGTCAGCCGCTCCGAGGCCCCTTACATGACCGCCATCGACGTCACCCAGGACGACTCACCACGGTTGTTCGGCACCAATGAGGAAGACGAAAGCGTCGACGAGTACGTGTTGGCCGACGACGGCGACTTCCAGTTGGTCAAAGCCGCCTCGGACGACAAGGTGGGCTGGGCCACATCCCTGCAGGTGGCCCCATGA
- a CDS encoding MarR family transcriptional regulator yields the protein MSEANTDTRLPGHDDLTLSIHTDLKPSLGGALGRLHRLWRRAITESVADLGMTESRWAVMVHLVKIGEGCSQQQLARELEIEMPSLTRTLNQLEELDLLERRPDPHDRRAHRLWLTETGRDRVALMERRILDVRTAICEGVTQQQADVFADLLTLMEANVRRHLEQDQKENPLP from the coding sequence ATGTCCGAAGCCAACACGGACACCCGTCTTCCCGGTCACGACGATCTGACCCTGTCCATCCATACCGACCTGAAACCCTCGCTGGGCGGTGCCCTGGGGCGCCTGCACCGACTGTGGCGGCGTGCGATCACCGAATCCGTCGCCGATCTGGGGATGACGGAGAGCCGTTGGGCGGTGATGGTGCACCTGGTGAAGATCGGCGAAGGCTGCAGCCAGCAGCAGCTTGCCCGGGAGCTTGAAATCGAAATGCCGTCGCTGACCCGCACCCTCAACCAGCTGGAAGAACTCGACCTGCTCGAACGCCGGCCCGACCCCCACGACCGCCGCGCTCACCGCCTGTGGCTGACCGAGACCGGCCGTGACCGGGTGGCGTTGATGGAACGTCGGATCCTGGATGTCCGCACCGCGATCTGCGAGGGCGTGACCCAGCAACAGGCCGATGTCTTTGCCGACCTGCTCACCCTGATGGAAGCCAACGTGCGCCGCCACCTGGAGCAGGACCAGAAGGAGAATCCCCTACCATGA
- a CDS encoding methylamine dehydrogenase light chain, protein MNRLIDALMSRMDAGSERIARRVAHRSGRRSFLGKMGMAVAGSAMLPILPFDKNFGVAHAEEAGSGDHNAPTNCEYWRYCALDGNLCNDCGGTITSCPPGAEASKVSWVGTCSNPNDGKDYLVSYNDCCGKAACTGNECLTSERERPGYRMGLHNDINWCMANSSQGYHCTVAVVVGMAGGA, encoded by the coding sequence ATGAACAGACTGATTGATGCACTGATGTCACGCATGGACGCGGGTTCGGAGAGAATCGCCCGCCGGGTGGCCCACCGCAGCGGCCGACGCAGCTTTCTGGGCAAGATGGGCATGGCCGTGGCCGGCAGCGCCATGCTGCCGATCCTGCCGTTCGACAAGAACTTCGGCGTGGCCCACGCCGAAGAAGCCGGGAGCGGGGACCACAACGCCCCCACCAACTGCGAGTACTGGCGCTACTGCGCCCTGGACGGCAACCTCTGTAACGACTGTGGCGGCACGATTACCAGCTGCCCACCGGGAGCCGAGGCGTCCAAAGTGTCCTGGGTCGGCACCTGCAGCAACCCCAACGACGGCAAGGACTACCTGGTGTCGTACAACGACTGCTGCGGCAAGGCCGCCTGCACCGGTAACGAGTGTCTGACCAGCGAGCGCGAGCGGCCGGGCTACCGCATGGGCCTGCACAACGACATCAACTGGTGCATGGCCAACAGCTCCCAGGGCTACCACTGCACGGTGGCGGTCGTGGTGGGTATGGCCGGTGGCGCCTAG
- a CDS encoding YbaY family lipoprotein yields the protein MNRGAKRMFKRMSQWTGISLVLGALVLASGCAWLQGTSDMKLIDGTVTYRERMMLPPGADVTVTLEDVSLADAPAHVIAETRFKADSAPPWNFQLAYDPDDLLPNRRYSLRAKVTVEDRLIFISTQANPVDPVAQTEPVDIVVSRTGGTIADEARADTPAHGLVGTFWELTHIGDDAIDRESDKRKLNIVLDGEDDRVSGFSGCNQFSGGYTLTGDQLQLGPLASTMMACFEGMEREQAFQNALQKTARYEQQGARLTLFDASGAVLLKFVSGDQL from the coding sequence ATGAATCGCGGCGCTAAGCGTATGTTCAAACGGATGAGCCAGTGGACGGGCATCAGCCTGGTACTGGGAGCCTTGGTGCTGGCCAGCGGCTGCGCCTGGTTGCAGGGGACCTCCGACATGAAATTAATCGACGGCACGGTCACGTACCGGGAGCGCATGATGCTGCCACCCGGTGCCGATGTGACCGTCACCCTGGAAGACGTGTCCCTGGCCGACGCGCCGGCGCACGTGATCGCCGAAACCCGCTTCAAGGCCGACAGTGCCCCGCCCTGGAATTTCCAGCTGGCCTACGATCCGGACGACCTGCTGCCCAACCGTCGCTACAGCCTGCGCGCCAAGGTGACGGTTGAGGACCGGCTGATATTCATCTCCACCCAGGCCAACCCGGTGGATCCCGTGGCCCAGACCGAACCGGTCGACATCGTGGTGTCCCGCACCGGCGGAACCATCGCCGACGAGGCGCGTGCCGACACGCCCGCCCACGGCCTGGTGGGCACCTTCTGGGAACTGACCCACATCGGCGATGACGCCATCGACCGGGAGAGCGACAAGCGCAAGCTCAACATCGTCCTGGATGGCGAAGACGACCGCGTTTCCGGCTTCTCCGGCTGCAACCAGTTCTCCGGCGGTTACACCCTGACCGGTGACCAGCTCCAGTTAGGCCCGCTGGCCTCCACCATGATGGCCTGCTTCGAGGGCATGGAGCGCGAGCAGGCATTCCAGAACGCACTGCAGAAGACGGCCCGTTACGAGCAACAGGGCGCACGATTGACGCTGTTCGATGCCAGTGGCGCCGTGCTGCTGAAGTTTGTCTCCGGCGATCAGCTCTGA
- a CDS encoding HlyD family secretion protein, giving the protein MTPDQKFARWVHLSLVAFAVVFVYFLMADLWMPLTPQSRVMHPVVQVAPQVSGQVASVHVRNNQHVAVGDRLFTLDRRPFELAVEQARLALESASVQNDEYDAAIAAAEADLAAAQAESEQAERDHRRMQRLIKQGGVSRQQADQARSAYDAARAQVAAARAKVRQLEVQRGVTDDQNLLLRQARNDLSQAQLNLSYTEIRAEEPGVVSNLQVQPGTYAKAGTALAALVGDRADIVADFREKSLTKVQPGDTASVVFDGRPGDVYPARVEAIDAGTGQGQILPDGTLATPQSTDRWVRDAQRQRLHLQLTRDPQRLEQMPSGARATVQLFPVDGPASWLGSVQIHLVSLLHYIY; this is encoded by the coding sequence ATGACGCCGGATCAGAAGTTTGCCCGGTGGGTCCACCTGTCACTGGTGGCCTTTGCGGTTGTGTTTGTCTATTTCCTCATGGCCGACCTGTGGATGCCGCTGACACCGCAGTCCCGGGTCATGCACCCGGTTGTCCAGGTGGCGCCCCAGGTGAGCGGCCAGGTGGCCAGCGTTCACGTACGCAACAACCAGCATGTGGCGGTGGGCGATCGGCTCTTCACACTCGACCGGCGACCGTTCGAGCTGGCGGTGGAACAGGCCAGGCTGGCGCTGGAGTCTGCCAGCGTGCAGAACGATGAATACGACGCCGCCATCGCCGCCGCCGAGGCTGACCTGGCCGCCGCCCAGGCCGAGTCCGAGCAGGCCGAACGCGATCACCGGCGCATGCAGCGTCTGATCAAACAGGGCGGTGTGTCCCGGCAACAGGCCGACCAGGCCCGTTCCGCCTACGACGCCGCCCGCGCCCAGGTGGCGGCAGCTCGCGCCAAGGTCCGGCAGCTGGAAGTGCAGCGCGGCGTCACCGACGACCAGAATCTGCTGCTGCGCCAGGCTCGCAACGATCTGTCCCAGGCCCAGCTCAACCTGAGCTACACCGAGATTCGGGCGGAAGAGCCGGGCGTGGTGTCCAATCTCCAGGTTCAGCCCGGCACCTACGCCAAGGCCGGTACGGCGCTGGCCGCTCTGGTGGGTGATCGTGCCGACATCGTGGCGGATTTTCGGGAAAAATCCCTGACCAAGGTGCAGCCCGGCGACACCGCCTCGGTGGTCTTCGACGGGCGCCCCGGTGACGTGTACCCGGCCCGGGTCGAGGCCATCGACGCCGGCACCGGTCAGGGCCAGATCCTGCCCGACGGCACCCTGGCCACGCCCCAGTCCACCGACCGCTGGGTGCGCGACGCCCAACGCCAGCGCTTGCATCTGCAACTGACCCGCGATCCGCAACGGCTGGAGCAGATGCCCTCCGGCGCCCGGGCCACGGTGCAGCTGTTTCCGGTCGACGGACCGGCGAGCTGGCTGGGTAGCGTGCAGATCCACCTGGTCAGCCTGCTGCACTACATCTACTAG
- the arfB gene encoding alternative ribosome rescue aminoacyl-tRNA hydrolase ArfB yields MLRISRNVVISDDEIEWTAIRAQGAGGQNVNKTSSAIHLRFDIRASSLPEVYKERLLAMADQRISKDGTLVIKAQQYRTREQNREDALARLQALLQAAGETPKARRATRPSRSAKRKRMDRKTQRGRTKALRGKVQV; encoded by the coding sequence GTGCTGCGGATTTCCCGCAATGTCGTGATCAGTGACGACGAAATCGAGTGGACCGCCATCCGCGCCCAGGGCGCCGGCGGCCAGAACGTCAACAAGACGTCCAGCGCGATCCACCTGCGTTTTGATATCCGCGCTTCGTCGCTGCCGGAGGTCTACAAGGAACGCCTGTTGGCCATGGCCGACCAGCGCATCAGTAAGGACGGGACCCTGGTCATCAAGGCACAACAGTACCGTACCCGGGAACAGAACCGGGAGGATGCGCTGGCCCGGCTGCAGGCACTGTTGCAGGCGGCCGGCGAGACTCCCAAGGCACGCCGGGCCACACGCCCGTCGCGCTCTGCCAAACGCAAACGCATGGACCGCAAGACCCAGCGCGGCCGCACCAAGGCCCTGCGTGGCAAGGTACAGGTCTGA
- the mtgA gene encoding monofunctional biosynthetic peptidoglycan transglycosylase gives MARQSVWKRTLRWLLFLVLGLLLLLLGLIALLRFVDPPTTAFMLADRFQHPERRQVQNWVALEEISPWMPLAVIASEDQRFLQHWGLDLDAIRTAVADYRDGDNLRGASTISQQTAKNLFLWNGRQLVRKGLEAGITLGLEALWSKRRIMEVYLNVAEFGDGVYGVEAASLRYFGIHARQLSASQAARLAAVLPNPKALNAARPSAYVWQRVDWITGQMSQLGGPALVRPMIGTR, from the coding sequence GTGGCGCGACAATCGGTTTGGAAGCGGACCCTCCGCTGGCTGCTCTTCCTCGTGCTGGGGCTGTTACTGCTACTGCTCGGTCTGATCGCGCTGCTGCGCTTCGTCGATCCGCCCACCACGGCCTTCATGCTGGCGGACCGCTTCCAGCATCCGGAACGCCGCCAGGTGCAGAACTGGGTGGCGCTGGAGGAGATCTCGCCCTGGATGCCGCTGGCCGTTATCGCCAGTGAGGATCAGCGTTTCCTGCAACACTGGGGGCTGGACCTGGATGCGATCCGTACGGCGGTGGCGGATTATCGCGACGGCGACAATCTGCGCGGCGCCAGCACCATCTCCCAGCAGACCGCCAAGAACCTGTTCCTGTGGAACGGCCGTCAACTGGTGCGTAAGGGGCTGGAAGCGGGGATCACCCTGGGCCTGGAAGCGCTCTGGTCGAAGCGGCGCATCATGGAGGTCTACCTCAACGTCGCGGAGTTCGGCGATGGCGTCTATGGTGTGGAAGCGGCCAGTCTGCGCTATTTCGGCATCCACGCCCGCCAGCTCAGTGCCAGTCAGGCGGCGCGACTGGCGGCGGTGTTGCCCAACCCCAAGGCGTTGAACGCGGCGCGGCCCTCCGCCTACGTCTGGCAGCGGGTGGACTGGATCACCGGGCAGATGAGTCAGCTGGGTGGGCCGGCCCTGGTACGGCCGATGATTGGTACCCGCTGA
- a CDS encoding MauE/DoxX family redox-associated membrane protein: MSGVAGLFSLTFLVFTLLLFLRAFTHKLFDFDEFQGFLADYELLPESLVRPAGMALVALEGVTVLALVFAASRPIGLFLAIALLALYATAIGINLRRGNRRIECGCGGAPQWLSRSLLVRNGVLGLLALVPLTAPPPETSTPGVIAAIAAGLCLWVLYTLFEQANANLVAMKARQH, encoded by the coding sequence ATGAGCGGCGTCGCCGGTCTGTTCAGCCTGACTTTCCTGGTGTTCACGCTGTTGCTGTTCCTGCGCGCGTTCACCCACAAGCTGTTCGACTTCGATGAATTCCAGGGCTTCCTGGCGGATTACGAGCTGCTGCCCGAGTCGCTGGTGCGCCCGGCGGGTATGGCACTGGTGGCGCTCGAGGGTGTCACGGTGCTGGCGCTGGTCTTCGCCGCCAGCCGCCCGATCGGCCTGTTCCTGGCCATCGCCCTGCTGGCGCTCTACGCCACCGCCATCGGCATCAACCTGCGGCGCGGCAACCGGCGCATCGAATGCGGCTGCGGCGGGGCCCCGCAATGGCTGAGCCGTTCGCTGCTGGTACGCAACGGCGTGCTGGGCCTGCTGGCGCTGGTGCCCCTGACGGCGCCGCCGCCCGAGACCAGCACGCCCGGCGTGATCGCCGCCATCGCCGCCGGCCTGTGCCTGTGGGTGCTCTACACCCTGTTCGAACAGGCCAACGCCAATCTGGTGGCGATGAAAGCCCGACAACACTGA
- a CDS encoding LysR family transcriptional regulator: protein MFDLKELEAFVAVIGSGNLSASARDLDLPKSTLSRRIRQLEANIGQSLLRRESNRLSPTEAGQVFYRYCHEILELAGRGQDALEELRGEVRGELVLRSHSAFTRGWFTRQVESFMERHPEVKVVLRTQTEPPRGDPGDDVCLWLGPLHDCPMRQIQLGSLSQGIYASPELLERHGEPRHPRELARYDWVDMMGVASDGVILHHPREGIYPLKPSQPSFRVDQFTLQGDAIVRGRGLGLMPHWLVALRNRHHPGAMQLCLPEWLGPALPVWLVHSHGQLPRRTRALIEHLKAGVPEAWNTRRVLEPVY, encoded by the coding sequence ATGTTTGATCTGAAGGAGCTGGAAGCGTTTGTGGCGGTCATCGGCTCCGGCAACCTGTCGGCCAGCGCCCGCGATCTGGATCTGCCCAAGTCGACCCTGAGCCGGCGCATCCGTCAGCTCGAAGCTAATATCGGCCAAAGCCTGCTGCGACGGGAATCGAACCGCCTGAGCCCCACCGAGGCCGGCCAGGTGTTCTACCGCTACTGTCACGAGATCCTGGAGCTGGCCGGAAGGGGGCAGGATGCCCTGGAAGAGCTGCGCGGTGAGGTGCGGGGTGAGCTGGTCCTGCGTTCCCACAGCGCTTTTACCCGGGGCTGGTTTACGCGCCAGGTGGAAAGCTTCATGGAGCGGCATCCGGAGGTGAAGGTGGTCCTGCGCACCCAGACCGAACCGCCCCGGGGCGATCCGGGCGATGATGTCTGCCTGTGGCTGGGGCCCCTGCACGACTGTCCGATGCGACAGATCCAGTTGGGCAGCCTGAGCCAGGGCATCTATGCCAGCCCCGAACTGCTGGAACGCCACGGCGAGCCGCGCCATCCCCGTGAGCTGGCGCGTTATGACTGGGTGGACATGATGGGCGTGGCCTCCGACGGGGTCATCCTGCATCACCCGCGTGAGGGCATCTATCCCCTGAAGCCGTCGCAACCGTCCTTCCGCGTCGACCAGTTCACCCTGCAGGGCGATGCCATCGTGCGCGGTCGCGGGTTGGGCCTGATGCCGCACTGGCTGGTAGCCCTGCGCAACCGGCATCACCCCGGCGCCATGCAGCTGTGCCTGCCGGAATGGCTGGGGCCGGCCCTTCCCGTCTGGCTGGTGCATTCGCACGGCCAATTGCCGCGCCGTACCCGCGCCCTGATCGAGCACCTCAAGGCCGGGGTGCCGGAAGCCTGGAATACCCGGCGCGTCCTCGAACCCGTTTATTAA
- the mauD gene encoding methylamine dehydrogenase accessory protein MauD gives MTTIYFILAFLFLAVIGLGVAFFVLARQIGILYERIAPMGALVNESGPKVGEQSPRFALANLTGEPVHVGTPTDRATLVFFLSPTCPVCKKLLPILRSVRDSEGDWMRIVLASDGDEAKHQRFINQAKLHDFPYVVSTELGLGYRVARLPYAVLIDRSGRIRGKGLVNSREQLESLFNAHDMGIGSIQGYLDASQSSSAQG, from the coding sequence ATGACAACCATCTACTTCATCCTGGCTTTCCTGTTCCTCGCCGTGATCGGCCTGGGCGTGGCCTTCTTCGTGCTCGCCCGCCAGATCGGCATTCTCTACGAACGCATCGCGCCCATGGGCGCGCTGGTCAACGAGTCCGGTCCCAAGGTGGGGGAGCAATCGCCCCGCTTCGCCCTGGCCAACCTCACCGGCGAGCCGGTCCACGTCGGCACGCCCACCGACCGCGCCACCCTGGTGTTCTTCCTGTCACCCACCTGCCCGGTGTGCAAGAAGCTGCTGCCCATCCTCCGTTCGGTGCGTGACAGCGAGGGCGACTGGATGCGCATCGTGCTCGCCAGCGACGGCGACGAGGCCAAACACCAGCGCTTCATCAACCAGGCCAAGCTGCACGATTTCCCCTACGTGGTCTCCACCGAACTGGGGCTGGGCTACCGGGTGGCGCGACTGCCCTACGCGGTGCTGATCGACCGCAGCGGCCGCATCCGCGGCAAGGGGCTGGTCAACAGCCGCGAACAGCTGGAAAGCCTGTTCAATGCCCACGACATGGGCATCGGCTCCATCCAGGGTTACCTGGACGCTTCCCAATCCTCATCAGCACAAGGATAA